One Maribacter dokdonensis DSW-8 genomic region harbors:
- a CDS encoding M3 family metallopeptidase, with amino-acid sequence MNPLLSQFDTAPFSKIKNEHFKPAFLQSIEEARAEIDAITENTDAPTFENTIEALEFSGQQLDRISSVFFNLNSAETNEEIQKIAQEISPLLSEFGNDITLNEALFKRVKAVYDQKDNLELTVEQNTLLDKKYKSFSRNGANLSEDKKKRLREIDAKLAKLKLTFGENVLAETNKYQLHLTDESDLDGLPEGAKEAAAQLATSKGKEDGWLITLDYPSYIPFMKYAKNRALRKELSLAFGSKGFHKDELDNQENVLEIAKLRFERANLLGYKTHADFVLEERMAETPEKVHSFLNELLVKANPAAEREFKQLEDFAKKLDGIDRLEKWDSSYYSEKLKQELFNLDDEKLKPYFKLENVINGVFKVAENLFDLQFEEVNDIEKYHDEVKTFKVYDANKNFISLFYADFHPRAGKRGGAWMTSFKSQWKRNGENVRPHISNVCNFTPSTKSKPSLLTFNEVTTLFHEFGHGLHGMLANTTYPSLSGTSVFWDFVELPSQVLENWCYEKEALELFAKHYETGETIPMELVEKIKESATFQEGMQTLRQLSFGLLDMSWHGINPTSITNVKAHEDEAFKDTSLYPDTPETCMSTAFSHIFQGGYSSGYYSYKWAEVLDADAFAYFKEEGIFNKEVATKFKDHVLSQGGTENPMVLYKRFRGAEPKVEALLERAGLLTN; translated from the coding sequence ATGAATCCATTATTATCCCAATTTGACACCGCTCCATTTTCAAAAATAAAAAACGAGCATTTTAAGCCCGCATTTTTACAATCTATAGAAGAAGCAAGAGCGGAAATAGATGCCATTACAGAAAATACAGATGCACCAACATTTGAAAACACCATTGAAGCCCTAGAATTTTCGGGTCAGCAATTAGATCGCATTTCAAGTGTATTTTTCAATTTGAATTCCGCAGAAACTAATGAAGAGATTCAAAAAATAGCTCAAGAAATTTCTCCGCTTTTATCTGAGTTTGGCAATGACATTACTTTGAACGAAGCACTTTTTAAAAGAGTTAAAGCCGTGTACGATCAAAAGGATAATCTGGAACTTACTGTTGAGCAAAACACACTTTTAGATAAGAAATATAAAAGTTTCAGTAGAAACGGCGCCAACTTATCTGAAGATAAAAAGAAACGTTTACGTGAAATAGATGCCAAACTAGCGAAATTGAAATTGACATTTGGCGAAAATGTACTTGCCGAAACCAATAAGTATCAGTTACACCTGACAGATGAGTCTGATTTAGATGGTTTACCGGAAGGGGCAAAAGAAGCTGCTGCACAATTGGCAACTTCAAAAGGCAAAGAAGATGGTTGGTTGATCACCTTAGATTACCCTAGCTATATTCCGTTTATGAAGTACGCCAAAAACCGCGCATTACGAAAAGAACTTTCATTGGCTTTTGGTAGTAAAGGTTTTCATAAAGATGAATTGGATAATCAAGAAAACGTGCTGGAAATAGCCAAACTACGCTTTGAAAGAGCCAATCTCTTAGGCTATAAGACCCATGCCGATTTTGTACTGGAAGAACGTATGGCAGAGACGCCAGAAAAAGTACATTCTTTTTTAAATGAATTGTTAGTAAAAGCGAATCCAGCCGCAGAACGGGAGTTTAAACAATTAGAGGATTTCGCCAAAAAATTAGACGGAATTGACCGACTTGAAAAATGGGACAGTAGTTATTATTCCGAAAAATTGAAACAAGAGCTTTTTAATTTAGACGACGAGAAACTAAAGCCATATTTTAAATTGGAGAATGTCATCAATGGCGTTTTCAAAGTAGCTGAAAACCTATTTGACCTTCAGTTTGAAGAAGTAAACGACATTGAGAAGTATCATGACGAGGTTAAAACCTTTAAAGTTTATGATGCCAACAAGAACTTCATTTCATTATTCTATGCCGACTTCCACCCCAGAGCAGGAAAACGTGGTGGTGCTTGGATGACTTCATTTAAAAGCCAATGGAAGCGTAACGGAGAAAATGTGCGTCCGCATATATCCAACGTGTGCAATTTTACACCCTCAACAAAAAGCAAGCCTTCGTTACTGACTTTTAACGAGGTTACTACCTTATTCCATGAATTTGGACATGGCTTACACGGCATGTTGGCGAACACTACCTACCCTAGCCTATCAGGAACATCTGTATTTTGGGATTTCGTAGAATTACCTAGTCAGGTTTTAGAAAACTGGTGCTATGAAAAAGAAGCTTTAGAACTATTTGCCAAGCATTACGAAACTGGTGAGACTATACCGATGGAACTGGTTGAAAAAATAAAAGAATCCGCAACTTTCCAAGAAGGTATGCAGACGCTACGTCAGTTGAGTTTTGGGTTATTGGATATGTCTTGGCACGGAATAAACCCAACAAGCATTACCAATGTAAAGGCTCATGAAGATGAAGCATTTAAAGATACCAGTCTATACCCAGACACCCCTGAGACTTGCATGAGCACAGCTTTCTCCCACATTTTTCAAGGCGGATATTCATCTGGCTACTATAGTTACAAATGGGCAGAAGTGTTAGATGCAGATGCATTTGCCTATTTTAAGGAAGAGGGAATTTTCAATAAAGAGGTTGCCACCAAGTTTAAAGACCATGTGCTTTCACAAGGAGGCACAGAAAATCCAATGGTGCTTTACAAAAGATTTAGAGGTGCTGAACCTAAAGTTGAGGCATTATTAGAACGTGCCGGCCTACTTACCAATTAA
- a CDS encoding PAS domain-containing protein, translating into MEKENTLLEKNQLFSATKKVAQIGIFQLDLTSNSVYWNDDLKEIHQVPLSFSPSLEESYGNCTNVFQKELFFNLHKEAINEGIPFEISYEILTKQGQKRNLRTTVQPIFKAGRCTNLHGTTVEVSQFENSNIETVQYTEQLNTAEILANSGSWKWNIITDELIWSDNFYTIFDHKRDTPISYDVYLNYVHKEDRKKISAKFKRALKNKIFPESIYRIQLADGTIKTLNSSGKVIINEKGDVVSLMGTCQDITEQVAKEQELSEKKQQLELSESINKAGSWQFTIANGEFKWSDNLYTIFNLGIGEKMNFEKLKKFIHPEDIGLIKEKLEETIKEKKSHTFTHRIILKNNTIKTVRVVSDALTNDKGEVVELIGTTQDITKRLDVEKELKEKNQLLDFAENLTTMGYWKYKPETDDVFWSDNLYTIFDIPKEKKITFDTYFDKIHPADKDIIKTKIDQSISEHKFHDYTHRIITDNNIIKTVQILGKATYNAQDGLQELLGACLDITENQTKELELAQKNHQLNSAEKMAKIGYWHWNTASNEVYWSDNLHAIYGHDKNKPLNFETYISYIHKDDRAAISTKLSNAIIAGDFPNSTYRIQLNDGSIKTIKSIGKIVRNQNGEVLEMSGTCQDITSLIRTEKELKEKNRLLSVSEEMAMMGSWKWNPGTGVSTWSDNLYHIYGIDLHTPITIELFLSRVHPNDVNKVNNHIANILNTHKSEETLTFRITKGTNSIRFLELIAEVIEDEYGNILELIGSTQDVTDKIKARKEIKEKNQLLSYAEEISNMGSWHWDLDRDILKWSDNLYKIYRLELDATINMEKFYSQIHPDDIAQVKALITESINGNEKIKLLSFRIILDDGTIRSIESRAETKKNHLGKVVEMVGTAQDITEKLKIEKDILEKNHMLNFAEELAMIGYWQLNVANDSFIWSNNMYRIFGFEIGITMNFDLLLSHTHPADRELVMHKKQNAIATKKFEKFTQRILHEDGEIRFSEIVGKVITDKEGNATKIIGSSRDITEEILAQQKILETNKNLEESTVKLTAQNKQLAEFNQITSHNLRAPVSNLNALLKLYNKTQSEGKKIEIFEKFEIVIERLTETLNALVETITIKKNGVEIIPKLDFEQVLLKTKQTLAATLLETKAKITYDFSKAKNVDYNPIYLESIFLNLISNAIKYRSPDRVPQIFITSKKDNNRTVLEFKDNGLGIDLKNHGNKLFGLNQVFHKHPESKGIGLFITKAQVLAMGGSITAESDVNIGSTFIITLN; encoded by the coding sequence ATGGAGAAAGAGAACACTCTTTTAGAAAAGAACCAACTATTTTCAGCAACCAAAAAAGTTGCTCAAATTGGTATATTTCAGCTAGACTTAACATCCAATTCCGTTTATTGGAACGATGATTTAAAAGAAATTCACCAAGTCCCTCTTAGCTTTTCTCCATCATTAGAGGAATCATATGGAAATTGTACCAACGTATTTCAAAAAGAACTCTTTTTCAATTTGCATAAAGAAGCTATTAATGAAGGCATACCATTTGAAATATCTTATGAAATTCTAACAAAACAAGGCCAAAAGCGCAATTTGCGCACTACTGTTCAACCTATTTTCAAAGCTGGGCGTTGCACTAATCTTCACGGAACAACGGTAGAGGTTTCTCAATTTGAAAATTCAAATATTGAAACGGTTCAATATACAGAGCAATTAAATACCGCGGAAATTCTAGCAAATTCAGGATCGTGGAAATGGAACATTATCACAGATGAATTAATTTGGTCCGATAATTTCTATACTATTTTTGACCACAAAAGAGATACTCCAATATCATATGATGTCTACTTGAATTATGTTCACAAAGAAGACAGAAAAAAAATTTCCGCCAAGTTTAAACGTGCATTAAAGAATAAAATATTTCCAGAATCTATATACCGTATTCAATTAGCAGATGGCACCATAAAGACCCTTAACTCTTCAGGGAAGGTCATAATTAATGAAAAAGGCGATGTTGTTTCCTTAATGGGCACCTGTCAAGATATTACAGAACAGGTAGCTAAAGAACAAGAATTATCTGAAAAAAAACAACAATTAGAGCTTTCTGAAAGCATTAATAAAGCAGGTTCATGGCAATTTACAATAGCAAATGGAGAATTTAAATGGTCAGACAATCTGTATACTATTTTCAACCTGGGTATAGGTGAAAAAATGAATTTTGAAAAATTAAAAAAATTCATCCATCCAGAAGACATAGGACTTATTAAAGAAAAACTTGAAGAAACAATCAAGGAAAAGAAATCTCACACTTTTACACATCGTATTATTTTAAAAAATAATACAATTAAAACAGTTAGGGTAGTCTCAGATGCCTTAACTAATGATAAAGGCGAGGTTGTAGAGTTAATAGGAACCACACAAGATATAACCAAGAGATTGGATGTTGAAAAAGAATTAAAGGAAAAAAATCAGCTGTTAGATTTTGCCGAGAATTTGACAACCATGGGTTATTGGAAATACAAACCGGAAACAGATGATGTGTTTTGGTCAGACAACTTATACACCATATTTGATATTCCAAAAGAGAAAAAGATAACTTTTGATACTTATTTTGATAAAATTCATCCAGCGGACAAAGACATTATAAAAACAAAAATAGACCAATCTATTAGCGAACATAAGTTCCACGATTATACCCATAGAATTATTACGGACAATAACATCATTAAGACCGTTCAAATCTTAGGTAAAGCCACTTATAATGCACAAGATGGTTTACAAGAGCTTTTAGGCGCCTGCTTAGACATTACAGAAAACCAAACCAAAGAATTGGAACTTGCTCAAAAAAACCATCAGCTGAACAGTGCCGAAAAAATGGCCAAAATTGGTTATTGGCATTGGAATACCGCCTCTAATGAAGTGTATTGGTCAGATAATTTACACGCTATATATGGTCACGACAAAAACAAACCTCTAAATTTTGAAACCTATATAAGTTATATACATAAAGATGACCGGGCAGCTATATCCACAAAACTTTCTAATGCCATAATTGCCGGTGATTTTCCAAATTCCACTTATAGAATTCAATTAAATGATGGTTCAATAAAAACTATAAAATCCATTGGTAAAATAGTTAGAAACCAAAATGGGGAAGTTCTTGAGATGTCAGGAACATGCCAAGATATAACTAGCCTAATAAGAACCGAAAAAGAATTAAAGGAAAAAAACCGTTTACTTTCTGTATCTGAAGAAATGGCAATGATGGGATCCTGGAAATGGAATCCAGGCACTGGGGTTTCAACTTGGTCAGATAATCTTTACCATATTTATGGTATAGATTTACACACTCCAATTACAATTGAATTATTTTTATCTAGAGTACACCCTAATGATGTGAATAAAGTTAATAATCACATTGCTAATATTCTAAACACCCACAAAAGCGAGGAGACACTTACGTTTAGAATTACAAAGGGCACTAACTCAATTCGATTTTTAGAATTAATCGCTGAAGTCATAGAAGATGAATACGGAAATATTTTAGAATTAATTGGATCTACACAAGATGTAACCGACAAAATTAAAGCCCGTAAAGAGATTAAAGAAAAGAATCAACTTCTATCCTATGCTGAAGAAATTTCCAACATGGGATCTTGGCATTGGGATTTAGATCGGGATATTTTAAAATGGTCAGACAATCTGTATAAAATTTATCGTTTAGAATTAGACGCTACCATTAACATGGAAAAGTTTTACTCGCAGATACACCCAGACGATATAGCCCAGGTTAAAGCGTTAATTACAGAATCCATCAATGGTAACGAGAAAATTAAATTATTATCATTTCGTATCATTTTAGATGATGGTACAATACGCTCCATTGAATCACGAGCCGAAACTAAAAAAAATCATTTAGGAAAGGTCGTTGAAATGGTAGGCACTGCCCAAGACATCACCGAAAAGCTAAAAATTGAAAAAGACATATTGGAAAAAAACCATATGTTAAATTTTGCAGAAGAGCTGGCTATGATCGGGTATTGGCAATTAAACGTCGCCAATGACTCTTTTATATGGTCCAATAATATGTATAGAATTTTTGGTTTTGAAATTGGTATTACCATGAATTTTGATTTGCTCTTATCCCATACTCATCCAGCAGATCGAGAGTTAGTAATGCACAAAAAACAAAACGCCATTGCTACTAAAAAATTTGAAAAATTTACACAACGTATTTTACATGAGGACGGTGAAATAAGGTTCAGCGAAATTGTCGGCAAAGTCATTACCGACAAGGAAGGCAACGCCACAAAAATTATTGGATCAAGTAGAGATATTACCGAAGAAATTTTAGCCCAGCAAAAGATTCTGGAAACCAATAAAAATCTGGAAGAATCTACTGTAAAACTTACTGCCCAAAACAAACAGTTAGCAGAATTCAACCAAATAACATCACACAACCTGCGTGCTCCGGTAAGCAATCTAAATGCTTTACTGAAGCTTTATAACAAAACGCAAAGTGAAGGTAAAAAAATCGAAATATTTGAAAAATTTGAAATTGTAATAGAACGCCTTACCGAAACGTTGAACGCTCTAGTAGAAACCATTACCATAAAAAAGAATGGTGTTGAAATCATACCTAAATTAGATTTTGAGCAAGTTTTGCTCAAAACAAAACAAACACTGGCAGCAACTTTATTAGAAACTAAGGCTAAAATAACTTATGATTTCTCTAAAGCTAAAAACGTAGATTACAACCCTATTTATTTAGAAAGTATATTCTTAAATTTAATAAGCAATGCCATAAAGTACAGATCACCTGATAGAGTTCCGCAGATTTTTATCACCTCAAAAAAAGATAATAATAGAACTGTATTAGAGTTTAAAGATAATGGCTTAGGTATAGATTTAAAAAATCATGGTAATAAGTTATTTGGACTTAACCAGGTTTTTCATAAGCACCCAGAATCAAAAGGAATAGGACTATTTATAACTAAAGCACAAGTATTGGCCATGGGAGGATCAATAACCGCAGAAAGTGACGTTAATATAGGTTCAACTTTTATTATAACACTAAATTAA
- a CDS encoding response regulator, with the protein MKNNINVCIIDDDDVFQYTILHTLQVHKSVNHIIPFTDGAEAMTFLKANINNDQELPDVIFLDINMPVMDGYGFMQQYESLIPNLAKKITVYILSSSVDLVDFDKTKKINQVTDYIVKPIRDNQLTRILAEL; encoded by the coding sequence ATGAAAAATAATATAAATGTATGTATTATAGATGACGATGATGTTTTTCAATACACCATTTTACACACCTTGCAAGTACATAAATCTGTTAACCATATTATTCCTTTCACAGATGGTGCAGAGGCAATGACATTTTTAAAAGCCAACATCAATAATGACCAAGAGTTACCAGACGTCATATTTTTAGATATAAATATGCCCGTAATGGATGGCTACGGGTTCATGCAGCAATACGAAAGTCTAATTCCCAACCTAGCCAAAAAAATAACGGTATATATATTATCATCATCCGTAGACCTTGTTGACTTTGACAAGACCAAGAAGATCAACCAGGTAACAGACTATATAGTTAAACCAATTAGAGATAACCAATTGACCAGAATTCTTGCTGAACTTTAA
- a CDS encoding rhodanese-like domain-containing protein — MRNILLFVLIISSQCVLAQIESQPISKFNGFDSAKEILLDVRTPQEYKDGSIHGAININWLSNDFDEKVTKLDKTKKVYVFCKKGGRSLKSQARLVELGFNNVVDLQGGYDAYSSKD; from the coding sequence ATGAGAAATATACTATTATTTGTTCTAATTATCAGTAGTCAGTGTGTTTTAGCACAAATAGAGTCGCAACCAATATCGAAGTTTAATGGATTTGATAGCGCTAAGGAAATACTGTTAGATGTTAGAACGCCACAAGAATATAAAGATGGTAGTATACATGGTGCAATCAATATCAACTGGCTTTCTAATGATTTTGACGAAAAAGTGACAAAACTTGATAAGACTAAAAAAGTTTATGTCTTCTGTAAAAAGGGAGGTAGAAGTTTAAAATCTCAAGCAAGATTGGTAGAATTGGGATTTAATAATGTTGTAGACCTACAGGGTGGATATGATGCTTATTCCAGTAAGGACTGA
- a CDS encoding sigma-70 family RNA polymerase sigma factor, producing MEIQNLNPDKWVDLYADYLFNYAVTRVSDAEIAKDLVQDTFIAGLKSAKNFKGDAAERTWLIAILKRKVIDHYRKANSKKGKAEVRMSYSSQTDAEGDWIEERIADPNSNFENDLLENEELGLAIQNCISKLPKKQAEVFTMKTIQGMETEDICNALGINASNLWVMIHRARTSLMGCLNQNWF from the coding sequence ATGGAAATACAAAACCTCAATCCAGACAAGTGGGTAGATCTCTATGCAGATTACCTTTTTAATTACGCCGTAACTAGGGTAAGCGATGCTGAAATTGCAAAAGATCTTGTTCAAGATACTTTTATTGCCGGATTAAAATCTGCTAAAAACTTTAAAGGCGATGCTGCTGAACGCACATGGTTGATCGCCATATTAAAGCGTAAAGTAATTGACCACTACCGAAAAGCAAATTCAAAAAAAGGAAAGGCCGAGGTTCGTATGAGCTACAGCTCACAAACCGATGCCGAAGGAGATTGGATCGAAGAGCGCATAGCCGATCCCAATAGTAATTTTGAAAATGACCTACTTGAAAATGAAGAACTAGGTCTTGCTATTCAAAATTGCATTTCCAAATTACCTAAAAAACAAGCCGAGGTTTTTACCATGAAAACTATTCAAGGTATGGAAACTGAAGATATTTGTAATGCTTTAGGAATTAATGCGTCTAACCTTTGGGTAATGATACATAGAGCTAGAACTAGCTTAATGGGTTGTTTAAATCAAAATTGGTTTTAA
- a CDS encoding UbiA prenyltransferase family protein, translating to MTIIKKIFDFYLDASIHVSLGVFSLVHVTALTLNINVPPELYFFIFFGSIACYNFVKFGVEAEKYFLVTNTYQKNIQFFSLGCLLVAGYQLLFLSERVFVGLLVLAAITGLYALPVLPRHKNFRSLSGLKILIVAAVWAGTTVILPAISVIDTISWNIKVETVQRFLFVLILLIPFEIRDLKYDSLLLKTLPQRVGVKGAKIIGYVWIALFYGASFLKKDLDINRMLAMTIVCSILILVIYKTKKEQSKYFSSFWVEAIPLFWWLLFVFVERLVI from the coding sequence ATGACCATAATCAAAAAGATTTTTGATTTTTACTTGGATGCTAGTATTCACGTGTCTTTAGGGGTGTTTAGTTTAGTTCATGTTACTGCATTGACCTTAAACATAAACGTACCGCCGGAGCTTTATTTTTTTATCTTTTTTGGGTCAATAGCGTGCTATAATTTTGTAAAATTTGGGGTAGAGGCAGAAAAGTATTTTCTAGTTACCAATACCTATCAAAAAAACATTCAATTTTTTAGCCTTGGGTGCTTGCTTGTTGCTGGCTATCAATTATTATTTCTTTCTGAAAGGGTTTTTGTAGGATTACTGGTGTTAGCTGCAATTACGGGTCTTTATGCGCTTCCGGTCTTGCCAAGGCATAAAAACTTTAGAAGCTTAAGCGGACTGAAGATTTTAATTGTCGCTGCCGTTTGGGCGGGTACAACCGTAATACTGCCGGCTATTTCAGTGATTGATACTATTTCGTGGAATATAAAGGTAGAAACGGTTCAGCGATTTCTGTTTGTGCTAATACTTCTGATTCCTTTTGAAATTAGAGATTTAAAATATGATAGCTTGCTATTAAAGACCTTACCACAGAGGGTAGGCGTTAAAGGAGCAAAAATTATAGGTTATGTTTGGATTGCACTCTTTTACGGCGCTTCATTTTTAAAAAAGGACTTGGACATAAACCGAATGTTGGCAATGACTATAGTATGTTCAATACTAATTCTTGTAATTTATAAGACAAAAAAGGAGCAAAGTAAATATTTCTCTTCTTTTTGGGTAGAGGCAATACCTTTATTCTGGTGGCTGTTATTTGTTTTTGTAGAAAGGTTGGTTATTTAG